A region of Streptomyces deccanensis DNA encodes the following proteins:
- a CDS encoding family 2 encapsulin nanocompartment cargo protein polyprenyl transferase, whose translation MGEFVTETERSPVGGVPRPAGVVERNRRGVLEPDGDAKPEPEKTESGAGAGAGLGLDLGLDLSADVGGSVGRAGSVSGLEGHEAAGILEQARRSVDPELRRAVGSLPGSMRRVARYHFGWEDAGGTPVTGNAGKAIRPALVLAAVSALGGRESTAVRAAAAVELVHNFTLLHDDVMDRDTTRRHRATAWTVFGIPDAILAGDALQALAQRLLAEDPHPASAAASARLAACVVELCAGQHTDTEMEGRRPEEVTLDEVLVMAEAKTGALLGCACAVGALYAGAGDEDVEALDAFGREAGLAFQLIDDVIGIWGDPSHTGKPAGADLMVRKKSLPVVAALASGTPEADELAELYGLPYAEGDLERTASAVERAGGRDWAQIQAADRMARAMHALSRAVPDPESAGGLLALAEFVTRRSS comes from the coding sequence ATGGGTGAGTTCGTGACGGAGACCGAGCGGAGCCCCGTCGGCGGGGTCCCGAGGCCGGCGGGGGTCGTCGAGCGGAATCGGAGGGGAGTTCTGGAGCCGGACGGGGACGCGAAACCGGAACCGGAGAAGACCGAGTCCGGTGCGGGTGCGGGTGCGGGTTTGGGCCTGGACTTGGGCTTGGACTTGAGCGCCGATGTCGGTGGGTCGGTCGGCCGGGCCGGTTCGGTGAGCGGCCTCGAAGGACACGAGGCGGCGGGGATTCTGGAACAGGCGCGGAGGTCGGTCGATCCCGAACTGCGCCGGGCCGTCGGGTCGTTACCCGGTTCGATGCGCCGTGTCGCGCGGTACCACTTCGGCTGGGAGGACGCGGGCGGCACCCCGGTCACGGGGAACGCCGGCAAGGCGATACGCCCGGCGCTGGTCCTGGCCGCCGTCTCCGCGCTCGGCGGGCGCGAGTCCACCGCCGTGCGGGCCGCCGCGGCGGTGGAGCTGGTGCACAACTTCACACTGCTGCACGACGACGTGATGGACCGGGACACCACACGCAGACACCGGGCCACCGCGTGGACGGTGTTCGGGATTCCCGACGCGATCCTGGCCGGGGACGCGCTCCAGGCCCTGGCCCAACGACTGCTGGCCGAGGACCCGCATCCGGCGTCGGCCGCCGCTTCCGCCCGCCTCGCGGCCTGTGTCGTCGAACTGTGCGCGGGCCAGCACACCGACACAGAGATGGAGGGCCGCCGGCCGGAGGAGGTCACTCTCGACGAGGTGCTCGTCATGGCCGAGGCCAAGACCGGTGCGCTGCTCGGCTGCGCCTGCGCGGTGGGCGCGTTGTACGCGGGCGCCGGTGACGAGGACGTCGAGGCTCTCGACGCGTTCGGGCGGGAGGCGGGGCTGGCCTTCCAGCTCATCGACGACGTGATCGGGATCTGGGGCGACCCGAGCCACACCGGCAAGCCGGCCGGAGCGGACCTCATGGTGCGCAAGAAGTCCCTCCCGGTGGTCGCCGCGCTCGCCTCCGGCACCCCCGAGGCCGACGAACTCGCCGAGCTGTACGGACTGCCGTACGCGGAGGGGGACCTGGAGCGCACGGCCTCGGCCGTCGAGCGGGCCGGGGGGCGGGACTGGGCGCAGATCCAGGCCGCCGATCGCATGGCCAGGGCCATGCACGCACTCTCTCGCGCGGTCCCGGACCCGGAGTCGGCCGGCGGGCTCCTCGCGCTCGCCGAGTTCGTGACGCGCCGCAGCAGCTGA
- a CDS encoding TetR/AcrR family transcriptional regulator, translating to MVRNSERRGALLDAAVAVLAREGARGLTFRAVDAEAGVPVGTASNYFADRDALLHQIDARLKERLAPDPAVVEELLASPKDRTLVEAFMRDLLARVTGDRTGYLAHLELRLEATRRPALYASYTESVRGELDFGMRFHREAGLPGGDETVMVLYLAMQGLLLEHLTLPDVLDGALPGVTAPEGLMERVVRTIVP from the coding sequence ATGGTCAGGAACTCCGAGCGCAGAGGCGCTCTGTTGGACGCGGCGGTGGCGGTGCTGGCGCGGGAGGGGGCACGCGGACTGACGTTCCGCGCGGTGGACGCCGAGGCCGGCGTCCCGGTGGGCACCGCGTCGAACTACTTCGCCGACCGCGACGCCCTGCTCCACCAGATCGACGCGCGGCTGAAGGAACGCCTGGCCCCCGACCCGGCCGTGGTCGAGGAGCTGCTCGCCTCGCCGAAGGACCGGACCCTGGTCGAGGCCTTCATGCGCGATCTGCTGGCCCGCGTCACCGGGGACCGCACCGGCTACCTCGCCCACCTCGAACTACGCCTCGAGGCCACCCGCCGCCCGGCCCTGTACGCCTCGTACACCGAGTCGGTGCGCGGCGAGCTGGACTTCGGCATGCGGTTCCACCGCGAGGCGGGCCTCCCCGGCGGCGACGAGACCGTCATGGTGCTCTACCTGGCCATGCAGGGCCTCCTGCTCGAGCACCTGACCTTGCCGGACGTCCTCGACGGCGCCCTTCCCGGCGTCACCGCCCCCGAGGGCCTGATGGAACGCGTCGTGCGGACGATCGTCCCGTAA
- a CDS encoding dihydrofolate reductase family protein — protein sequence MRKLTYLIACSIDGFIGDPNGDASYMYPYVVGEYAEYAIAEFPDTNPVHVRRLIGTDGLPNKDYDTIIQGRASYDVALKEGITSPYTHLRQYVASRTLKESPDPSVEIISDDLVGKVRELKAEDSDLGIYLCGGSVIAGELVDEIDELIIKTYPVVQGSGMPMFGSGFALTEFTLDEVRGFDNGVVVRKYSRKR from the coding sequence TTGCGCAAGCTCACGTACCTCATCGCGTGTTCGATCGACGGGTTCATCGGAGATCCGAACGGTGACGCGTCGTACATGTATCCCTACGTCGTGGGTGAGTACGCCGAGTACGCCATCGCGGAGTTCCCGGACACCAACCCGGTCCATGTCCGTCGGCTCATCGGCACCGATGGTCTGCCCAACAAGGACTACGACACGATCATCCAGGGCCGTGCCAGCTACGACGTGGCGCTGAAGGAGGGCATCACCAGCCCGTACACCCATCTGCGCCAGTACGTCGCCTCGCGCACGCTGAAGGAGTCGCCCGACCCGAGCGTCGAGATCATCTCCGACGACCTGGTCGGCAAGGTCCGCGAACTCAAGGCGGAGGACAGCGATCTCGGCATCTACCTGTGCGGCGGCTCGGTGATCGCGGGAGAGCTGGTCGACGAGATCGACGAGCTGATCATCAAGACGTACCCGGTCGTGCAGGGCAGCGGCATGCCGATGTTCGGCTCCGGATTCGCCCTCACCGAGTTCACGCTCGACGAGGTGCGCGGCTTCGACAACGGGGTCGTCGTGCGGAAGTACAGCAGGAAGCGCTGA
- a CDS encoding YciI family protein — translation MKFLMMVQGTQADYEGMRGKASEDSPAWTQEQLRAMYAYMSAINDDLTETGEMLDGQGLAEPASTRFVTADADGKPVIKDGPYPDTAELLAGYWLLDCADLDRVTEIAARVAQCPGPEGLKEYPVVIRPVLEGAEDI, via the coding sequence ATGAAGTTCCTGATGATGGTCCAGGGCACGCAGGCGGACTACGAGGGCATGCGGGGCAAGGCCTCCGAGGACTCTCCGGCCTGGACGCAGGAGCAGTTGCGGGCCATGTACGCCTATATGAGCGCCATCAACGACGACCTCACCGAGACCGGGGAGATGCTCGACGGGCAGGGGCTGGCCGAGCCGGCGAGCACCCGGTTCGTCACGGCGGACGCCGACGGCAAACCGGTGATCAAGGACGGGCCCTACCCGGACACCGCTGAACTGCTCGCCGGCTACTGGCTCCTGGACTGTGCCGACCTGGACCGGGTCACCGAGATCGCGGCCCGCGTCGCCCAGTGCCCCGGCCCCGAAGGGCTCAAGGAGTACCCGGTGGTCATCCGCCCGGTGCTGGAAGGGGCCGAGGACATCTGA
- a CDS encoding VOC family protein — MDGGAEGGAGETGGPISGGPIRWTYAFVDRPAAEFARACAFWTAVTATRLSAPRGDQGEFVTLLPENGDACVKAQGVRSGDGGAHLDLVVEDVHALVDRAVRLGAEVVAPHDGWAVLRSPAGQLFCAVPWQGEAERPPVVDGSRLDQVCLDVPPAAFEGEVTFWATLTGWDSRPGSRPEFHVLRPPAGLPLRILLQRLDTPRPASAHLDFACADIDATRTNHESSGATCVSHQPHWTVMRDPAGGLYCLTGRSPETGGLPPTAG, encoded by the coding sequence CTGGACGGCGGCGCGGAGGGCGGGGCGGGCGAGACGGGTGGGCCGATTTCCGGTGGGCCGATTCGGTGGACGTACGCCTTCGTCGACCGGCCGGCGGCCGAGTTCGCGCGGGCCTGCGCCTTCTGGACGGCGGTCACGGCGACGCGGCTGTCCGCGCCGCGCGGCGATCAGGGCGAGTTCGTCACCTTGCTGCCGGAGAACGGCGACGCGTGCGTGAAGGCGCAGGGCGTCAGGTCGGGTGACGGCGGCGCTCACCTGGATCTCGTGGTGGAGGACGTCCACGCGCTCGTCGACCGGGCGGTCCGGCTCGGCGCGGAGGTCGTCGCCCCGCACGACGGCTGGGCGGTGCTGCGCTCACCCGCCGGGCAGCTCTTCTGCGCGGTGCCGTGGCAGGGAGAGGCCGAGCGGCCGCCGGTGGTCGACGGGAGCCGGCTGGACCAGGTGTGCCTCGACGTGCCACCGGCCGCCTTCGAAGGGGAGGTCACCTTCTGGGCGACCCTGACGGGGTGGGACTCCCGTCCGGGTTCCCGCCCGGAGTTCCACGTACTGCGGCCGCCGGCCGGTCTCCCCCTCCGCATCCTCCTCCAGCGCCTCGACACCCCGCGCCCGGCATCCGCCCACCTCGACTTCGCCTGCGCCGACATCGACGCCACGCGAACAAACCACGAATCGTCCGGCGCCACCTGCGTGTCCCACCAGCCGCACTGGACCGTGATGCGCGACCCGGCGGGCGGCCTGTACTGCCTGACGGGCCGGTCCCCGGAGACAGGCGGGCTGCCTCCGACGGCGGGCTGA
- a CDS encoding VOC family protein yields the protein MATNDPNTAHGLPAPDVKLAQCFLAVDDHDKALAFYRDVLGMEVRGDVGFEGMRWVTVGSPLQPDVEIVLEPPAADPDISPADRETIATLLAKGVLRGVNFATSDCDALYARVEASGADVLQAPTDQPYGVRDCAFRDPAGNMLRFMQRRD from the coding sequence ATGGCTACGAACGATCCGAACACCGCGCACGGCCTCCCCGCCCCGGACGTGAAGCTCGCCCAGTGCTTCCTCGCCGTGGACGACCATGACAAGGCGCTCGCCTTCTACCGCGACGTCCTGGGCATGGAGGTCCGCGGTGACGTGGGCTTCGAGGGCATGCGCTGGGTCACCGTGGGCTCCCCGCTCCAGCCGGACGTGGAGATCGTCCTGGAGCCGCCCGCCGCCGATCCCGACATCTCCCCCGCCGACCGCGAGACCATCGCCACCCTTCTCGCCAAGGGCGTCCTGCGGGGCGTCAACTTCGCCACCAGCGACTGCGACGCCCTCTACGCCCGCGTCGAAGCCTCCGGTGCCGACGTCCTCCAAGCCCCCACGGACCAGCCGTACGGCGTCCGCGACTGCGCGTTCCGCGACCCGGCGGGCAACATGCTGCGCTTCATGCAGCGCCGGGACTGA
- a CDS encoding helix-turn-helix transcriptional regulator, translating into MNRDDLVRLRRARDRMDREYAEPLDVTALARTALMSPGHFQRSFRAAFGETPYGYLMTRRIERAKALLRRGDLTVTEVCMAVGCTSLGSFSSRFTELVGETPSAYRARSHEEGAAIPACVAKRLTRPTRHRIRTAEPGEPS; encoded by the coding sequence ATGAACCGGGACGATCTGGTGCGGCTGCGGCGGGCGCGGGACCGCATGGACCGCGAGTACGCCGAGCCGCTGGACGTGACCGCGCTCGCCCGCACCGCGCTGATGTCCCCCGGACACTTCCAGCGCAGCTTCCGCGCGGCCTTCGGCGAGACCCCGTACGGCTATCTCATGACCCGCCGGATAGAGCGCGCCAAGGCGTTGCTGCGCCGCGGCGACCTCACGGTGACCGAGGTGTGCATGGCCGTGGGGTGTACGTCGCTGGGCTCCTTCAGCTCCCGCTTCACAGAGCTGGTCGGCGAGACCCCGAGCGCCTACCGGGCCCGCTCGCACGAGGAGGGCGCGGCCATCCCCGCGTGCGTGGCGAAGCGCCTGACCCGACCGACCCGACACCGCATACGCACGGCGGAACCGGGCGAACCGTCCTAG
- a CDS encoding carbohydrate ABC transporter permease, translated as MTTTTSTHPGVGGSAGGGLSRGPLRRFLDYAVLSVLAFVFALPVLYLLLGSLKPSDEVLNGLSGFLPTHLSFDNYAAVLDSLNSDSTGHFWQFMGVSLLLAFVVVTGGLFVNSMAAYGLSRLRWRGREAVFTLVLLLMLVPFESVAVPLFYMFNDQRNTLFIQALPFVANAFSVYQFHTFFRSIPPSIEEAARLDGAGPWRTFFAIIVPMSKPAFASVAILTFLTQWGSFLWPVLMVSDPSVRPLPLEMSVFQGQQPPDWGQILAFGVLLVLPVLIVFAFFQRWFVQGVASSAVKG; from the coding sequence ATGACCACGACCACGAGTACGCACCCGGGTGTGGGCGGGAGCGCGGGTGGCGGCCTGTCCCGGGGACCACTGCGCCGCTTCCTCGACTACGCCGTCCTCTCGGTCCTGGCGTTCGTCTTCGCGCTGCCCGTCCTCTATCTCCTCCTCGGCAGCCTCAAGCCGTCCGACGAGGTCCTGAACGGGCTGTCCGGCTTCCTCCCCACCCATCTGTCCTTCGACAACTACGCCGCCGTCCTCGACAGCCTGAACTCCGACAGCACGGGCCACTTCTGGCAGTTCATGGGCGTCTCGCTGCTGCTCGCCTTCGTGGTGGTGACGGGCGGCCTGTTCGTCAACTCGATGGCGGCGTACGGGCTCTCGCGACTGAGGTGGCGGGGCCGGGAGGCCGTCTTCACCCTGGTCCTGCTGCTGATGCTGGTGCCGTTCGAGTCGGTGGCCGTGCCGCTGTTCTACATGTTCAACGACCAGCGGAACACGCTCTTCATCCAGGCGCTCCCCTTCGTCGCCAACGCCTTCTCGGTCTACCAGTTCCACACGTTCTTCCGCTCGATCCCGCCGAGCATCGAGGAGGCGGCCCGGCTCGACGGCGCCGGCCCCTGGCGCACCTTCTTCGCGATCATCGTCCCGATGTCGAAGCCGGCCTTCGCCTCGGTCGCCATCCTGACCTTCCTCACCCAGTGGGGATCGTTCCTCTGGCCGGTGCTGATGGTCTCCGACCCGTCGGTGCGTCCGCTGCCGCTGGAGATGAGCGTCTTCCAGGGGCAGCAGCCCCCGGACTGGGGCCAGATCCTCGCCTTCGGCGTCCTCCTCGTCCTGCCCGTGCTGATCGTCTTCGCCTTCTTCCAGCGATGGTTCGTCCAGGGGGTGGCCAGCTCGGCGGTGAAGGGGTGA
- a CDS encoding carbohydrate ABC transporter permease, translating to MKTVEPAPAAAPGRQQASPPGTPARRPSRRDRAWLHGLLMSAPAVAGLIAFVGIPFCYAVVLSFYNVRLGSPLEPTFFGVEQYRRLFTDPDLSGPFLRALLNNLTFAVVVVPLQTGLALGLAILLNRKLKAIGIFRSVFFMPVVFPMALVAVIWRLILARSDQGMLNSALDAVSLGNWGAFDWLGDGLTAMASIIVLSVWQGVGFQMVILLAGLQQIPGELYEAAQLDRATPWQQFRHVTLPGIRSTLVFVVMLTSVLSFRVFDQVYVLVKGGGLDEDAARTVMYQAVTTAFDQNNIGQASAITVVFFLIVVALTLIQRRVVRPDNED from the coding sequence GTGAAAACCGTGGAACCCGCGCCCGCGGCGGCCCCAGGCCGGCAGCAGGCCTCACCCCCCGGCACACCGGCACGACGGCCGTCACGCCGCGACCGCGCATGGCTGCACGGACTGCTCATGTCCGCCCCCGCCGTCGCCGGACTGATCGCCTTCGTCGGCATCCCCTTCTGCTACGCCGTGGTGCTCTCCTTCTACAACGTGCGCCTCGGCTCCCCGCTGGAGCCCACCTTCTTCGGGGTCGAGCAGTACCGGCGGCTGTTCACCGACCCCGACCTCTCCGGCCCGTTCCTGCGGGCGCTGCTCAACAACCTGACCTTCGCCGTGGTCGTCGTCCCCCTCCAGACCGGCCTCGCGCTGGGCCTGGCGATCCTGCTGAACCGCAAGCTGAAGGCGATCGGGATCTTCCGGTCGGTGTTCTTCATGCCGGTCGTCTTCCCGATGGCCCTGGTCGCGGTGATCTGGCGGCTGATCCTCGCCCGCAGCGACCAGGGCATGCTCAACTCGGCGCTGGACGCGGTGAGCCTCGGCAACTGGGGCGCGTTCGACTGGCTCGGCGACGGCCTGACCGCGATGGCCTCGATCATCGTCCTGTCCGTCTGGCAGGGCGTGGGTTTCCAGATGGTCATCCTGCTCGCCGGGCTCCAGCAGATCCCGGGCGAGCTCTACGAGGCCGCCCAGCTCGACCGGGCCACGCCCTGGCAGCAGTTCCGGCACGTCACCCTGCCCGGCATCCGCTCCACGCTCGTCTTCGTCGTGATGCTCACCTCGGTGCTGTCCTTCCGCGTCTTCGACCAGGTGTACGTCCTGGTCAAGGGCGGTGGGCTCGACGAGGACGCGGCCCGCACGGTGATGTACCAGGCCGTCACCACCGCCTTCGACCAGAACAACATCGGCCAGGCGTCCGCGATCACCGTCGTGTTCTTCCTGATCGTCGTCGCCCTGACCCTGATCCAGCGCCGCGTCGTCCGGCCCGACAACGAGGACTGA